One genomic window of Branchiostoma lanceolatum isolate klBraLanc5 chromosome 5, klBraLanc5.hap2, whole genome shotgun sequence includes the following:
- the LOC136435228 gene encoding uncharacterized protein has protein sequence MKKFIIFFALVACARADFWSDLWDGVQDQLVNPIVDHAQQTAQNLIDTYVPVLGQAAQQLVGEAIQNAGESLTGLITGSGSRFDMVGGLVDVLQSGIQWLEQVVIGAVQEISQNLQDSVANMFDSSEKMLVDMKMINKKSKGVMKKRAQQMMVQLTKSLSKMAKRRGFFDDLSAAAGQLFQPVVDAATQSFNQLVDAATAAGQQIVDHATNFVDNINNTLQQTAGQLGAVVQPYVDDAQAIAGSVTNQFQETLGADTSA, from the exons ATGAAGAAGTTCATTATTTTCTTCGCCCTGGTGGCGTGCGCCCGCGCCGACTTCTGGAGCGACCTGTGGGACGGAGTGCAGGACCAGCTCGTGAATCCGATCGTGGACCACGCCCAGCAAACCGCCCAAA ACCTCATCGACACCTACGTGCCCGTGCTCGGCCAGGCTGCCCAACAGTTGGTGGGAGAAGCCATACAAAACGCAGGAGAGTCGCTGACCGGCCTGATCACCGGCTCCGGGAGCAGGTTCGACATGGTCGGCGGCCTGGTGGACGTGCTGCAGAGCGGCATCCAGTGGCTGGAGCAGGTCGTGATCGGCGCCGTGCAGGAGATCAGCCAGAACCTCCAGGACAGCGTCGCCAACATGTTCGACAGCTCCGAGAAGATGCTGG ttgatATGAAGATGATCAACAAGAAGAGCAAGGGGGTGATGAAGAAGCGCGCTCAGCAGATGATGGTGCAGCTGACCAAGTCTCTCAGCAAAATG GCCAAGAGGCGTGGCTTCTTTGACGACCTCAGCGCCGCCGCCGGCCAGCTCTTCCAGCCTGTTGTGGATGCTGCCACACAGTCCTTCAACCAG CTTGTTGACGCCGCCACCGCTGCAGGACAACAGATTGTTGACCACGCGACCAACTTTGTcgacaacatcaacaacactcTCCAGCAGACCGCCG GCCAGCTCGGAGCCGTTGTCCAGCCCTACGTTGATGACGCCCAGGCCATTGCCGGCTCCGTCACCAACCAGTTCCAGGAGACCCTCGGCGCCGATACCTCTGCTTAA
- the LOC136435229 gene encoding uncharacterized protein, with protein MKAFVIFALLAFCGGSQASLLDDLAAAATAAFQGVIDTAQQTAQNLVDTYVPVLGQAAQQLVGEAIQSAGESLTGLISGGSKRQAATLQTEIGQIIHDGIMGVLEGATTAIQNVQNTVTQTVQNLFGSDPAPATRGSLIRMSIKGKMNIKKAGQKMMKTLNYAISKKTRGFFDSLASGVSTIFQPAIDQASAIFNGLVDTATQAGQQILDHGSNLVNNVSAQLQQTYQDILDVATPYVDDAQTIVSSIQNQFQQTFGDDTTA; from the exons ATGAAGGCCTTCGTCATCTTCGCTCTCCTCGCTTTCTGCGGCGGCTCCCAGGCCAGTCTCCTGGACGATCTGGCCGCTGCAGCCACCGCCGCGTTCCAGGGTGTCATCGACACCGCCCAGCAGACCGCACAGA ACCTTGTCGACACCTACGTGCCCGTGCTCGGCCAGGCTGCCCAACAGTTGGTGGGAGAAGCCATACAAAGCGCAGGAGAGTCGCTGACCGGCCTCATCAGCGGCGGGTCCAAGCGTCAGGCCGCCACCCTGCAGACCGAGATCGGACAGATCATCCACGACGGCATCATGGGGGTCCTGGAGGGCGCCACCACTGCCATCCAGAACGTGCAGAACACCGTCACCCAGACCGTGCAGAACCTCTTCGGCTCTGACCCCGCCCCCGCCACCAGAG GCTCCCTTATCCGCATGTCCATCAAGGGTAAGATGAACATCAAGAAGGCCGgccagaagatgatgaagaccCTGAACTATGCTATCTCCAAGAAG ACCCGCGGTTTCTTCGACTCCCTGGCCTCCGGTGTGTCCACCATCTTCCAGCCCGCCATCGACCAGGCTTCCGCCATCTTCAACGGC CTCGTTGACACCGCCACCCAGGCTGGACAGCAGATCCTTGACCACGGCAGCAACCTGGTCAACAACGTCAGCGCCCAGCTGCAGCAGACCTACC AGGACATCCTGGACGTCGCCACGCCGTACGTCGATGACGCCCAGACTATCGTCTCCTCCATCCAGAACCAGTTCCAGCAGACCTTCGGCGATGACACCACCGCTTAA